From the genome of Flavobacterium sediminis:
ATTTGAAATGAATTTTGGTGCGTTAATCATCCAATTTTGTGCTGCTGCTTGCCAATCGACCATTGGTGTTTTTCCACCCACTAACCATCCGTTGCTTGAGAAGTAATTGAAAAACTTTTGTGCTTCTATTTCTGGAAAGTTGTGTTCCTGGAAGTAGGATTTGACTTCTTGCAAGTTTGGTTGAATGAAACCTTTCTTTTTTTCGCGCAACTTTTTTTCTTGGGATGTGATTTCTCCTATCGTCGAAATGACAAAATCATTATTACTTTCTTGAAAATTTTTTGCTTGCTCGTTCAAGTTTGAAACGTTTTCAATGTTTAAATTGTTTGTATTGTTTATATAGTTTATAGAAGGTACTAGTGCTTGTTCACTACTTGTTTCATCACGAGTACAAGACTTGTTTAGAGCTTGTTCAGAAACAGGTTTATTAAGTGGTTCATTTTTTGGTTTTCTTTCGTTTTTTTGAATGGGTTTTAAGTCGTCTGAAAAATTGAATAAATACACATGACTTCCTTTGAATGGATTATAGGATGGTTCGTAATTGATATATCCTAAACTGTGTAAATTTTTAAGGCATTTATGATACGTTGCTTTAGAACTTATTTTACTTATTCGCATTACCTCATCACGAGAAATACTGATTGGATTTTTAAAGCGATTGCAATTCCAAAATTGGAATAAAGCTATATATAAACTCACGTGCGTTGGATTGAGTGATTTGTCTATTGCTACTTTTTCGAAAAAGCCGGTTAGGTGTTTTATGTAGTTCATTTTACTAGTGATTAGTAATTAGTGAAGAGTGAGTAGAAAAGATTGCTTCGTGCCTCGCAATGACGGTTTACTTGAATAGGGTTGGAGCTGCATTTACTTTATTTCCGTTTAGGAGTTTTTCGATGTCTGAATTGTCGTAATATATGATGCCACCAACTTTAGTATACGTTAGTGTTCCGTTGATGCGAAGGTTTTGTAAAGTACCTGGAGAAATGTTTAACAGCTTTCTGACTTCTTTGGATTTGAGCCACTGTTTTGTTTGTTGCGGTTTGGATTGAATGATTTCTTTTAAATCATTTAGAAGAAGATTACGAAATTCGTTTAAGTCTTCGATTGTGATAACTTGTACTGCCATAACTGATGTTTTAAATTGTTATGGTACAAATTTGTGAAGTTTGATTGATTTTATTTCACAACCTAAACACAAGTTGTGTACGATTTTTTTATTAAAAGACTACAAAGTGCTTTGTTTTCTAACTTTATTGAATTGAATAAATCTAAAGCATAAAATTCAATTTAGTATAGTAAGTCAAAATCATGGATTTGTAAGCTGATTCACAACCTCAACACAAGTTGTGTGTTTTTGAAATAAATTTATTTAAGAAAGAAGTTACTTATTTTCATTTTCATCTTCTAATATATGCTTTTCTAAAACTTCTGCAAGTTGATTGATGAACTTGGGACGACCTGTTTTTCTGTTTTTGATGTCAATGTAAAAACGATAAATATTTTCTTCAATATCTTGATTGAAAATTTTACCAAAGAATAAAGCTAATTCCTTTATATCAGTGCTGCCGTTGTTAATTTTTTTGGAATGGTGTAAGGCATAAATGAGTTCGACTAAATCAATTTTAGTACCAGTCCAATTAACTGTTTGTTGTACGGATGGGTGAACAGTTGAGCAATTATTTTCTAATTGTTCTATTTTATTTTCTAGATAAGTGGTTAATATATCGTTGGCAATCATTACAGCCATGTTGTAATCATGCGTAGTACATAATTTTACATCGTAATTGATCAAAGAACAATCTCTTTTTAAAATATTAGCATCACAATTTCTCAAGAAATATATATTGTCTTTATGTGAAGCTCTTGCTCTATAGTATTCATAGAACTTTCTATTCTTATTGGTGTTTTCTTGTATTAAATTTAAAGCTTCTTCATAAAATTTAATCTTATTCTTTTTTGATGTTGGTAAGTTTGTTTCTATACTTAAAACTGTTTTGTAATAGATAAGCTTGGATATAAATATAGGTTTCAAATCTTTAAAAAAATATATTTCTTCTTCTGGAGAACTAAATTTATGTTTTTTTAGCCATTTGAATAGTTCCTTACTTCTCCTTTCGATTAATTCAGTGACTTTATGTGCAATGACAATACTGTCTGAATTTGTAGTTTTAATGTTTTGATACTCCTTTTCAAATTCACTAAAAAAATTCAGACAATACTCATTCATTTTAATACAATATGGGTTAGTTTGTATAAAACTTCATTGTGTTAAAAATATTGTTAAAGATGGTTGTTTTTTTAGTTATTTATATAGATAACATGTGCTTTTAAATTTTCATAGTTCTTAATCGTAATGCATTAGCAATTACTGATACAGAGCTAAAACTCATAGCTAAAGCTGCAATCATTGGAGAAAGTAATATCCCAAAAACAGGAAATAAAACACCTGCTGCTATTGGAACTCCTAAAACATTATAGATAAAAGCAAAAAACAGATTTTGCTTGATGTTTTTCATTACTGCGTGACTTAAATTTTTAGCTTTCACTATTCCTTTTAAATCCCCTTTTACTAAAGTAATTTTAGCACTTTCAATGGCCACATCTGTTCCTGTTCCCATTGCTATTCCAATGTCGGATTGTGCTAATGCTGGTGCATCGTTTATACCATCACCTGCCATTGCTACTATTTTACCTTTGGCTTGTAGCTCTTTGATGTATTCTAATTTATC
Proteins encoded in this window:
- a CDS encoding helix-turn-helix domain-containing protein, translating into MAVQVITIEDLNEFRNLLLNDLKEIIQSKPQQTKQWLKSKEVRKLLNISPGTLQNLRINGTLTYTKVGGIIYYDNSDIEKLLNGNKVNAAPTLFK
- a CDS encoding RteC domain-containing protein gives rise to the protein MNEYCLNFFSEFEKEYQNIKTTNSDSIVIAHKVTELIERRSKELFKWLKKHKFSSPEEEIYFFKDLKPIFISKLIYYKTVLSIETNLPTSKKNKIKFYEEALNLIQENTNKNRKFYEYYRARASHKDNIYFLRNCDANILKRDCSLINYDVKLCTTHDYNMAVMIANDILTTYLENKIEQLENNCSTVHPSVQQTVNWTGTKIDLVELIYALHHSKKINNGSTDIKELALFFGKIFNQDIEENIYRFYIDIKNRKTGRPKFINQLAEVLEKHILEDENENK
- a CDS encoding transcriptional regulator, producing the protein MNYIKHLTGFFEKVAIDKSLNPTHVSLYIALFQFWNCNRFKNPISISRDEVMRISKISSKATYHKCLKNLHSLGYINYEPSYNPFKGSHVYLFNFSDDLKPIQKNERKPKNEPLNKPVSEQALNKSCTRDETSSEQALVPSINYINNTNNLNIENVSNLNEQAKNFQESNNDFVISTIGEITSQEKKLREKKKGFIQPNLQEVKSYFQEHNFPEIEAQKFFNYFSSNGWLVGGKTPMVDWQAAAQNWMINAPKFISNAEQPNRAKQLNTTTDKDYSEPL